The following DNA comes from Triticum aestivum cultivar Chinese Spring chromosome 3D, IWGSC CS RefSeq v2.1, whole genome shotgun sequence.
GCCATTTGATTCTTCAAATATAACCTAATTTAAAATTTTCTAGCCCCTCAAGAAAGCTTTGCCATGTAAACGTGGATCCATTTTTTAGATTTGCATCTAGTAAACTCCTATTTGAATAATATTTTGCGTCTAACAACCACGCACAGACAAAGTCTAGATCAATAACCAACCTCTGACACTGTTTGTCAAGAATTGCTAAGTTAAAAGAGTACAATTCACTAAATCCCACCCCCCCCATCCCTCTTGGGGATGCAAAACTTCCACCATGCCATCCAGTCCATCTTTATACTTGCCTCATGTTTATAATATCCCTAATTTCTTTGCATACACCCTCAGGTAAGCTGAACACATACATATCAAACACATGTATAGATTGGGCTACAACCTTTAATAAGATTTCTTTCTATTATTCTATCTATTAAATTATTAGAACATAAGACAAATAAACCATAAGATTCAGCCACATAGGCAAAAAATGTATTCTCTGCTGATCTTAATTATAACGGTTCTGATTAAGGATAGAACAGTTATGCATGATAACTGTCACGTTACAATGTCTAATTTTCCACATGTCAAATTGGTCTTTTGTATTTTGCATGTTATGTGTAGATGATGCAAAACCCAAAAAGATGTTTCACATGTACATGATGGAAAGCCCAAAAGGAATGTGTCACGTGTACATGATGAAAAgactaagagcaagtataataaagtGATGTAAGCGGGCTATAAGGCTTTAAATAATGGACCGGGATATCTACGTGACGTTCAATCTGGGAGACACCCAGCGCGAGCGAATCATTCCCTTGAGTGATTGTTCCCGATCGAGCTAGATCGTTCGCGCTAGGAGCCTGTCTCGAAAGAACGTTTCGGCGTTAGCTATTTCTCCCGGCCCATCCTGTAGGGATCCAGACGGCGCAAAACCGAAAAGACCAGACACATCCCATCTGTCTGCTGTTGCCCTTTTAAAAAGCCCCAATacctagaaaagaaaaagaaacaaaatgaTAAAGGCAGAAAAATCCTTGCTTTCTCTCAAAGAAAAAATCCTtgttaaaaacagaacaaaaaattgGCATGCATGTGAAACTAAAAAACATGCCATATCCTAGAAACAAAACAAGAAGAAAATCCACCAATTTTGTAAGAAACTAAGTTGCCATTTTTCCATAAGACAGAGgcaaaaaataaatgaaaaaaaacattATGAAAAAACTCTTATGAAAAAAGAATCAAATTTGCCATGGGATGTTTCAAAATATAAAGTTTACATGGTGTAAGATTTTGAAAATGTTTTTTTTCAAACATTttgtaaaaaaattggaatttacCAAGGTTTGTTCGGTCAAAATTTGCCATCGTCCAAAAAGAAATAAATGACCATGTTCCAACACCCAAAGTGCCATTATCCAAAAAATATAGTTGACATGATATAATTGTTTTTTGCCATGGTGCAAGTTTAAATTTGCCATAATTCAAAAATAAAATTTGCATGGTTAAAGAAGAGAGCAGTGCAATTCATAAATACAAGTTTTacaaaaaatattatgtactaGTTCATTCTTGTGACGGTTACCAAAAGTCAAGGGGGTAGTTACCAAGCTGAATAAATATAATATGTAAGGATTTCGTAGCAGCGGTACTTAAGAATAGGATTTCATATAAAAGAAATTTTCCATGGTCCATATAATAAATTTTTTCATGGTACTTAAAGTAAAAATGCCATGGTCCATAAGAAACTTTGACATGGTCAAAAAAAGTTTTCTATGGTAAAAGAAAAATTGCCATTAAAAAGAAAATTTAAGATGATACATAAAGTAAATTTTCCATCTCCATAAACTAGTTTTTCCATGCATCCACCGAAAAGAAAAATTGCAAtgtttcaaaaaataaataaattgccaTGTACTAATAAATACAAATGACATAGTATAAATAATAAAATTTGCCATGATAACTACAAATAAAATATCATGGTATTTAAGTAAAAAAATGCCATGCCTAATTAAGTTCTTTTTTCCATGATCTAAATAACGAAATTTCCATTCTACCTAAAAAAGTTACACTTGCCATGGTGCACAAAAAGAAGATTGCCATGATCCATAAAAAAGTGATGTTGCCATGCTAAATAGACTAAGTTTGCCTTGGTCCtacagaaaacaaaattttccatGTTGCATAAGCAAAATAAATTTTTCCATGGTCCGTGTAGTAAAATTTCCATGATCAATAAAAAATGTATTTAGCCATAGTTCATGACTAAAGATTGACATAGTCCGTACACTATTTTTTCACATGATATGCCAACTAAATTTGGCATCGTTACatcgaaaaagaaaagaaaattgccATGATCGGCAAATATGAAATTCTGTCATGCTATCTTGAAGAAAAGAGTTTGCCATCGGATGTTACAAAAAAATTTGCCATGTACGTATATGAATTTGAACACCGGATTCCATAAAAACTACTCCTGCCATGGTAAAACTCTGAAATATGCCTTTTTTTTTAAAACAAGACATGGCAAATATAATGAAGTTGTCATGGGCATATACGGGATTTTATGTTCACTACAAAATACAAGGCGGACTTATGGATTTGCCACAAAAGAAGATTAATGTGATAAATTTTAGACTATGCTTGTTTTCCCCTTTTCAGAAAGGGGAACCAGAATTCCAATGAACCCAAATAAGTTGGCGACGCGTGATACACTAGAAGACATTTGTTCCATTGTGCTGTTTTAGCATGATATTGTCATGATAAATTGGGCTTACTGCAGGCTGTACAAATTCCTGGTATACAGAGTGACATGGAACTGACTCTGTTTTGATACAGAATGGGTTACCAAAGCTCATGAACCAAACAAGCACAAGGGACTGCTACTGTTTTGATTTTATGTAGAGTCGGTTGCAGCCGGAATCTGTATTTAATATGTGTCTTCAGGCTAGACATTTTTGGTGGAAGGGGGCCGTTTCTCGTCAAAAACTACTGATTTGTACTGACATACCGTTGATTTGTACTGACAAACAGAAAACTACTAAAAGCACTCGCATGCATAATGCGTGTAAATTATTATAAGCACCTTGCCTAACTGAAGTCACATGGAGAATATTTATACTCCATGCGAATGTCAAACGTAATCTGCCAGAGTTAATGCAACCGGTTAGGAGCTGTATAGCACATCATGCATGCCTGCATGCATGGAGTAGTTGTTGGCGTTGTGGGTATTTTCCACTCCACGCAATGAACAAGCCCGGCGAGGACAGCAAGGCGGAAGCCGATCAGGCCGACGACGCGCAATCAGTGAGATAAATCCCAACCTGATCCGTCGAACGTCGCCGGTCAGCCGCTTGAGCTGTCCGGCGGAGATTCGCGTCCATGGCAACGTGCTCCGCCCACGAAACGCGGCCGTGCCCATACGTACGTCATtgccttcgtcgtcgtcgtcgtccgggacGACCTATAAGAATGCCACCCGTAACCCAGCCGGAGAAAACAACACACGACAAGACACGACCATCTATCCAGTTAGTGGCTAGTGCGTAAAGAAGATGGCGACTAATAAGCTCGCAGCGCTCGTCGTCTTGGTCGCGTTCCTCGCCGGGCCCGCGGCGTGCGAGGGTATCAACATTTGCCTCAACTTCAACGGCTGGCTGAAGCCATCCATTCTGGACCCGCTGTTCTGTCCTCGCGGCTCCGGCCCTCCGGTCCCTTCTCCCTCGGGGTCAGGGCTCAGCTACGGCTATTACAACACCAGGTGCCCTACCGCGGAGAAGATCATCAAGGATGCCGTGAAGAAGGCCGTGGATGAGAACCCCGGCATTGGCGCGGGGCTCATCCGTCTcttcttccacgactgcttcgttCGGGTACGTACATACAGCTCGTCGATTCTAGCTTATACTATATATACTAACTGCACTGTCGTTTAACAAGATCAACATGTTCATTATGATCCAGGGATGCGATGCTTCCGTCCTCCTCAACACGACCAACTCCCAGAACAGCGACACGGAGAGGGAAGGCCTTCCCAACAAGGACAGCCTGCGAGGGTTCGAGGTGATCGACGAGGCCAAGACGGCGATCGAGGCCGCCTGCAACAATACAGTCTCATGCGCAGACATTGTCGCCTTCGCCGCCCGCGACGCGTCCTACTTCCTCAGCAACGGCAGCATCAATATCCGGATGCCAGGCGGCCGCTACGACGGGCGCGAGTCCTTCGCCAACGAGACCGACCAGCTGCCCGGGCCCTTCTCCAACGTCGCGCAGCTCCAGGCGAGCTTCGCGGCCAAGGGGCTCACCTCCGACGAGATGGTCACGCTCTCCGGCGCGCACACCATCGGCCGCGCCCGCTGCATGTTCTTCTCCAGCCGCTTCTCTGAGATGGACCCGGCATATGCCGCCAAGCTCAGGGCCCAGTGCAACGGCAACGGCAACACCAACGTGAACCAAGACGATGTGACCTCCAACGTCCTGGACAAGCAGTACTACCAGAACGTGCTCGACAACAAAGTGTTGTTCGCCTCGGACGCCGTGCTCAACTCGACGGTAACGAGAGCGCAGGTGACAGAAAACGCGGACAAGGCCGGAGAGTGGGAGAGGAAGTTCGAGAAAGCCATGGAGAAAATGGGGAAAATCAAAGGCGACCAGCAAGGCCTGGAGATCAGGAAGGTATGCTGGAGAGTCAACAACGTTGGCCTGTACTAATGCGTGGTGACTGGCTGGCTCCATGGCGGAATGGCCTGATGGACGAGATGTAACTTCGTCTAGCTACTGTCATTGTTGGTTTTCTCGTACTAAaactcggtgtgtgtgtgtgttaataaAGATACAAGTATGAAGTAAATGTGTATGTTCAGTACTTCAGTTCACATACGACTATTTTTCTGGTTGTTTCTGGCGATTAAAAACAGACACTGACAGGAGATCAGAAAAATGCATTCATTTTCTCATTTGGTCTTAACAAATGATTGAACCAGTAGTTGCAGTCATTTTGCTCCAAAAAAATGCCACAAAAATTGATTTATTATTCGTCAAAGGAAAAATCCTCTCCAAATATGCCCCTCTTTTTTCTAAAATGCTCTCCAGACATCAGAATGTAAGGCACAATACTTGTGTCATTTGGTTGTAAGAGCCAAATGTGGCCACCATGCTCAGGGACAGCGACCTTTTTACAAAATTATGTACCTCAGTGTTTGAAGCCCTTCCCTGgtgaattgtaacatcccaaattttcaatttggaatgttatacatgtatcattcatgcatatcatattttattgcatttcgttttgcaatcctagaaatcctaagcaactcaaggaccctcggagagagttggggatttccctgttttcatatttgagttttgtcAAATATTAAAACGAGGAttattggttttaattatttttctctccgaaaatatttcatattaaaatatatgagaggagataatatgacttctccaaaataattgaaatattggaggaaaaaatattaaaatcaaatatttgattttattcggattttatttgctattttatttgcattagaaaaattgtaCGTTTCTTCAaatttgcattttagggccaagaaaatgttcatctcgatcTGAATATTTTATTTAgccggtgaaaatttattttggcatttttagatttttattttcttttctaggatttatttaaattccggcgaaattattttaaaaaaaatctccaGCGCCCAACTTGGCCGAAGCCCAGCGGAGCCGGCCCGAccgccccgcgcctcgtctccctccaggagaccgggaggccgccgtcgccgaagccgagtccggccgggactcctccccgcgccgccttgccccctcccccaagcaagccccctcccctctataagccgccgcccccgcccNNNNNNNNNNNNNNNNNNNNNNNNNNNNNNNNNNNNNNNNNNNNNNNNNNNNNNNNNNNNNNNNNNNNNNNNNNNNNNNNNNNNNNNNNNNNNNNNNNNNNNNNNNNNNNNNNNNNNNNNNNNNNNNNNNNNNNNNNNNNNNNNNNNNNNNNNNNNNNNNNNNNNNNNNNNNNNNNNNNNNNNNNNNNNNNNNNNNNNNNNNNNNNNNNNNNNNNNNNNNNNNNNNNNNNNNNNNNNNNNNNNNNNNNNNNNNNNNNNNNNNNNNNNNNNNNNNNACCACCGCGCCGCCGGCGCACCGCCCGCAGCCCCGCCCCGCCTCGCTGGAGCCGCCGCGGAACACGCCAGAGCCGCCGCCGATCCGATCTCGCCGTTCGTTTTTTTTCCGGTTTCGGTAAAAACCGTTGGTTTAAAAAAAAACCCTTGTTTCGTTTTTTTAGAATGGTTCGCCGGTTTTCACGGTTTAGTTtatatagcggacgttcgtccgtacgttcgttttaacgaacggttttcgctcgttagttacagacaacgaacgttcgttcgttagcctgttcgtcagttttctttttctcggattttccgcgattattttcgatcgcgatttctgatccgattttcgttttagtttatctcttcgctcgtttatcggaatcaggcgattcaagcgcctagatcttcgtctcgaaaccctctttctgtttaatcaacttgaacaagattttggtactgtaaaatttgactttagttcagattagtaaacggatcttgtttctttcgcagtttgtgtttcgttgctccgtttgatttgattcttttcgcaaaccggagttcttaagttggactttctggtcaattcttcttatttgagttttgcccgtgcatctttgcttgattgcttatgtatgctattgtttgtttgcgatagaattcccggagtgcgaagcgtgttactacgagtccctaggttttgcggatcgtcagcaaggcaagtaacacattgatcatactccttccatacccagtttttatgcattagttccaatcctcaaacattgcatgattaggatgtgattaacatgtgggttgggaagtagttgatgaggtagaacctattgccctgttatattcaaaccctgctatgctcgtagatgtggtttgggtgagtgaatccatgacagatgtgagattgttaattaatggttcaactaaggtggcaactttgatacacatctgggtggattgcttgtcgggcacctgaagaatccagtgttgtcctaggatatcccggagtacccgtgtgatcatcctaaggtccgccacccaggctcaaagggaactgagatattttcatgctagaaacttccgtgtgcagccacaagctattatggcctctagcatagttgagtaagttgcatgagctcttgaagaggtggatcagcaggtagagggatgtaggtttggtatggtctacccggagtaaagagttaatgtttctgaaagactgtgtctcggtcatccgtttctcaacaccatgtagtgcgagaaatccaacggaggagatcgagtcttgtggggaaaagtgcgcaaacctctgcagagtgtacaatctaatcatggttagccgtgtccccggttatggacaattttgagtatctagtacttggattatcctaagtatctcatcactcttaattaatattgttgggttgataattacttttaattgggattgagttggaggaaccttctcaatgatgtttcaactaccatgataggtaaaataaaacttattcctttgttgtagggaaaaattggcttttcgcaaaaactataaccatagagctttccacgagccaaatatgcatgtagtaatagcattattctgttcttgctctactgtgttatattgccagcatattccatgtgctgacccgtttttgggctgcaacgtattatgttgcagaattttcagacgaggagtaaggtacgttaggtcgttgccgtgcagctcagctatgccgttggagttgatggactcactttatcttccaagccttccgctgttatcgtattagatgtccttaagccatatttattgtaataagttgtcttctgagacattcaatgtaataagtgtgtgattgctactctgttataaatccttcgagtactgtgtgtgtcagcattaccgatccagggatgacacggaggcACAGATACTTGACCGtttgaggccgggtcgctacaTGAATGAACCGGACGTCCGTAAAGGCTCCACGGCAAGCTTCTATCTCCTGCAGAATCGAGCTGTAGACTCCTCTACCTCCTTCGTTTATTTGCTTAGTCACTTGTGATGCCTCACATGCAATGACAAGGTTTTGCACATTCAAATCAGTGGCTAGGGTAAATTCTTCAGAACATGAAAGTGCTTCAAGGGTTCCAGATCCATGCAATCATCAATCACACGTGCATAAGACCCCAAGTATAAGCCCTTGTCATCCCGGCAacatgccgacggcccccgtcgacATAGATGGATGTATCCCGACGGCCCAGGTCAAGCCGTCGGCGTAGATAAGCCGTCAGTATatatccatctatgccgacgggggccgtcggcatccCAAACTATATGCCTACGACTACCCGGGCGGCGACGACCGTTTACGGCGTGAAGCCTACGTCGACGGGCCTAACGGGGGCCGTCGACATAGCTTTGCCGATGTCATCGATCCACGTGCTCCGCCACATCATCGATCCAAGCCACTCGCCGGTCTGTGGGGTGGCATATCTGTGCCaacggccttgccgtcggcataggcctggcccatggcgcctgccatgtcatcgatccgtgccCTACGCCACGTCATAAATCCAGGGCTCTATCGATCCGTGGCCgtagctgtcacatccctagcttctagtaCTGCCTAGTGTTTGTATCTTGCTTGCATCGtgtttaactttcatggaaatttgaaatggggatgacataaACTCCTAGCACCACTtaaatcaactagggtttactaaaataattttcaatgaacctgaaatgcccttcaaaaatgttcttgatttagGGAAAAAGGTGAAATCCCTAAACATAAATGATGCACATTTTTGCAGGACCAAAAtgggctttgaattaaatcattatgtaTTTGAATTTGTGCATTTAACTGCTATAATAATGTTaattgctcaaataattctgaaactaaatgtgggctattggaaataattcaaatagtgcccacaattatGTGCAGGATTTATAAAAGTGATTTGGTAttttaaactaaatcaaaacaaacctgcaaaatagaaaaacagaaagatcaggaagagagagagagagagagaaaagccaGCCTGGggcacttacctggcggcccagtaGGCCAGCCTAGGCGACTGGCCCTGCCAGTCGTCCTCAACCTctaccagtaggcagaggcgaaggcgGGCACGACGCGCGCtgaggccgccacctcctccctgcctgcctcaagCCCCTGAGGCTCTCTCCtagcgccacggagacggccacgaaCCTCCCTTGCtctctggttctctctccccctcgctcctctgcttcccctcccgatggccGAGCATGCCCGTCACCACCGCTCGCTTGTTGCCACGGCCACCGGCCCTTCCTCGCCCATCCAACATGCTCGagagctccgccactccgtccccgtcaacttcaCCAAGCCACGTGAGCTGGGAAGCACCGCAATGCCCTTGACGTTGTTGTCTTCAACCTTCGGCTGCCGAGATCGCCTCTGTTGCCCCGTTCGCTCTGGTCCTCCTCCGAGCTCGCCGTCTGCACCgccgcaaccgccgtgagcctctTCCTCGAACCACCCTCTTTGTTGTCTCATTTGCATGCTGGAGCTGCCGCTTTGCTGACGACCGAGAACCGCTGCCACCTAAGCTCGTTGCCGACGgagctccggtgacccaatggtcACCCCGGCGTGCCTAACGTGATTGCCGCCTCGCGTAGTGCCCCGCTAGCCCTTCGCCTCGCTCGTTTGTGCATCGCCGCGTCAACCCTGTGCATGCCCGTACCCCGGCTGCCGCTGTGAGGTTGATTCCGGTGAGCTCGGTCGGGCTCAGCCCCGCCCACTTGCGTAGATGGATGCAGCTGAGCACCAGCTACGCGTAGACGCCCTCTGGCGCGCATTTGGTCGCCTGTGGCCAATTCCCGTGCGCCCCCGCCACATCTGAGCGTtgtcggcggctaaacgccggcaggtttgacccagTGGACCAGGGTTTGACTCCCTGGGTCATTGCCATGTGGGTCACCCCCATTGACATTTTTAGTTAAGATTAATTTAGCACTAATTAATAGGGTTAGTTAGATGAGTCATTGACTGACGGGCCCCGtgtgtcaggtttgactctggccACCCAGGGTACCCACTAACGTCACTGCGACGTAATGTTGATgcagtaaagcattttctggatttagtttattttaaataaccaggaaattctagaaaatgttataaacttcagaaaatcatagaaaataatctataactcagaatgaaataaattatatatgaaaaattatcagaaaaatccaatctatccattggtactggtttcatgcatgataaagcaacttaacctttttatatagatcaaaacatgttaatgcactttgaaaattcatagtttgaatttgaatttgaacctttggttcaaatcaactcaaacccttatgttgctagctgcattagctcaaatcacagcatatttacatgtaatgatcatgcatcatattgttgcattgcattgattgtgttccttctctgttgccggtgttgttccccctcagcAGACGTTGTTTCGGCGATGAGTTcggtgacaccgatgaagagttttACTATCTccagaagttccaggcaagcaaaaccccccttgttcattccgatacaatcccactctctcgctcctgctctcttttactgcattaggacagaAACGATTCAtatgttacatgctgcggtagttgaacccctttcctctgcatgacctgttcttaccacagtaaatagatgaaacccactagaatgagtaggagttgtttgagacctgatgtgcctactcattcatgcttgtttgtcatgcctactactgcttagagttgagtcaggtctgattcttcggggatgaattggaggcgtgtgaacatgtcctactgttgagagctaagtgtgtgaacacgatttggaaaggtaacgatgagaggccatgtaggagtacatggtgggttgtttcattggaaccgtccttaggaactgagatctgtatgtgtgatttaagatcagctactaccacacattg
Coding sequences within:
- the LOC123074811 gene encoding peroxidase 2-like, with translation MATNKLAALVVLVAFLAGPAACEGINICLNFNGWLKPSILDPLFCPRGSGPPVPSPSGSGLSYGYYNTRCPTAEKIIKDAVKKAVDENPGIGAGLIRLFFHDCFVRGCDASVLLNTTNSQNSDTEREGLPNKDSLRGFEVIDEAKTAIEAACNNTVSCADIVAFAARDASYFLSNGSINIRMPGGRYDGRESFANETDQLPGPFSNVAQLQASFAAKGLTSDEMVTLSGAHTIGRARCMFFSSRFSEMDPAYAAKLRAQCNGNGNTNVNQDDVTSNVLDKQYYQNVLDNKVLFASDAVLNSTVTRAQVTENADKAGEWERKFEKAMEKMGKIKGDQQGLEIRKVCWRVNNVGLY